The segment GGATGGCCTGCGCCTCGACGCCGTGCCGTACCTGATCGAGCGCGAAGGCACGAACAACGAAAACCTGCCCGAAACGCACAACATCCTGAAGCTGATGCGTGCGGAGATCGACCTGCATTACCCGGACCGCATGCTGCTTGCCGAGGCGAACCAGTGGCCGGAAGACACGCAGGATTACTTCGGCAAGGGCGACGAATGCCACATGGCGTTCCACTTTCCGCTGATGCCGCGCATGTACATGGCCATCGCGCGCGAGGATCGCTTCCCGATCACCGACATCATGCGGCAGACCCCGGCGATCCCGGAGAATTGCCAGTGGGCGATCTTCCTGCGTAACCACGACGAGCTCACCCTCGAGATGGTGACGGACAACGAGCGCGATTACCTGTGGCAGACCTACGCCGCCGACCGCCGCGCGCGCATCAACCTGGGCATTCGCCGCCGCCTGGCCCCGTTGCTGGAGCGCGACCGCCGCCGCATCGAACTGATGAACTCGCTGTTGCTGACGATGCCGGGCACGCCGGTGCTGTATTACGGCGATGAAATCGGCATGGGCGACAACATCCACCTGGGTGACCGTGACGGCGTCCGCACGCCGATGCAGTGGTCGGTGGATCGTAACGGTGGCTTCTCGCGCGCCGATCCGGCCAGCCTCGTGCTGCCACCGATCATGGATCCGCTGTACGGCTTCCAGGCCATCAACGTGGAGGCACAGCAGCGCGATCCGCATTCGCTGCTGAACTGGACGCGGCGCATGCTCTCCGTACGCAACCGCTACAAGGCCTTCGGTCGCGGCACGCTCAAATTCCTTTATCCCGGTAACCGCAAGATGCTGGCGTACCTGCGTGAGTTTGGTGGCGAACACGTGCTTTGCGTGGCCAACATGTCGCGCACGCTGCAGGCCGTGGAACTCGACCTGGCGGCGTTTGATGGCCAGGTACCCGTCGATATCGTCGGCGGCACCTCGTTCCCGCCGGTCGGCCAGTTGCCGTACCTGCTGACCGTGCCACCGTACGGTTTCTACGCGTTCCAGCTGTGCCCGAACGCACAGATGCCGGAATGGCACGAGGTGCCGGCCGAGCCGTTGCCGGATTACGAGACCCTGGTGGTCCGCGGCGCGCTGGTCGAAGGCCCGGTGATGGAGCATCACCGCGGGGTCATCGAGCGCCAGGTGTTGCCGGGCTATCTCGCCGTGCGCCGCTGGTTTGCCTCGAAAGACCGCGGCATCGAGTCGGTGCACGTGCTGTACGCCGCGCCGTGGCCCGACCGTGGCGACGACCTGATCCTTACCGAGGTGGAGGCCACCCTGGCGGACGGCGGCAAGGAGCGTTACAGCCTGCCCGTGGGCATCGCGTGGGAAGACGATGCGCCGCATTCGCGCGTGCAGCAGCTGGCGCTGGCCCGCGTCCGCCGTGGCCGCCGGATTGGCCTGCTCACCGACGGCTTCGCGTTGCCGGAATTCGCCTCAGGCCTGCTGATCGGCCTGCGCAACGGCACCGAGATCCCGGTGCGCGACGGCACGGTGCGCTTCGAGAAAACCGAGGTGTTCGACACCATCACCTTTGATTCGAGCATCGAGAGCCGCTGGCTCGCGGGCGAGCAGTCGAACAGCTCGATGATCCTGCACGATGCCGGTGTGCTGAAGCTGTTCCGCCGTACCTCGGCGGGCATCAACCCCGAAGTGGAAATGGGCCGCTTCCTCACCGAGCACGGCTACGCCAACACCTCGCCGTTGCTGGGTGAAGTGGTCCGCGTGGGCGAGCACGGCGAGCGCACCACCATCGCGGTGTTGCAGGGCTTCCTGCGCAACCAGGGCGATGCCTGGCGCTGGACGCTGGATTTCCTGCGCCGCAGCTACGACGAGTACAGCCACTCCGCGGACGAAGACCGCCGGGCGGAAATCGAGGGCGGTTACGACGCCTTCGCCGCCGCCGTCGGCACGCGCCTTGGCGAGCTGCATGCCCTGCTGGCGAAGCCGTCGGGCCTCCCGGCCTTCGAGCCGGAGACCGCCAAGGCGGCCAGCTCGGAGGCGTGGCGCGACAGCGTACGTGCCCAGGTAGGCCGGGCGCTGCTCGCCGTCGACAACGTCGGTGAGCTGGGTGACGAGCTGCGGTCCGATGTGGAAGCGCTGCGCGGCCTCGCCGGTGCGCTGGACGATCGCATCGGTCGCGTGGCCAAGGCCGCCCAGGGGGCGGTGCTTACCCGCATGCACGGCGATTTCCACCTGGGCCAGATCCTGGTAGTGCAGGACGATGCGTACATCATCGACTTCGAAGGCGAGCCTGCGCGCACGCTGGATGAGCGCCGGGCCAAGGGCACGCCATTGCGCGATGTCGCCGGCTTCCTGCGCTCGCTGGATTACGCGGCGGCCATGGCCCGCCGCGGTGAAGACGGCCTGGCCCCGATCGAGGATCCGGGCTTCGCCGATTACCTGGCGCGCTTCCGCGAACGCGCCACGCTGGTGTTCCTGCAGGCCTACCGTGCCGTGCTCGACGCCGCGCCGGTGCGCTGGGTCAGTGCCGATGCACTGGCGCCGCTGCTCGAACTGTTCGTGATCGAGAAGGCGGCTTACGAAGTGACTTACGAGGCGGCCAACCGCCCGGGTTGGCTGGACGTGCCGCTGCGCGGCCTCCTGCACGCTGCCCAGGGCGACACCGCCACGGAACTTGAGGAGGACACGTGACTGATCCGCGACCCCATGGCCTGACCGACCACGCCGCCATCGACGCCCTTGTCGACGGCCGGCATGGCGACCCCTTTGCACTGTTGGGGCCCCACCAGGTCGACGGCCGGCGCAGCGTACGCACGTTGCAGCCGGGAGCCCTGGGTGTCGATGCGATTGATCCGGAAGGCCGTGTGCTCGCCACCCTCACCAGGGTGCATGACGGCGGCCTGTTCGCCGGCTTCGTCGAAGGGAACGCCGCGTATCGCCTGCGGGTGCGCTGGCCATCGGCGGCGCACGACACGCACGATCCGTACGCGTTCGGGATGCTGCTCGGCGACGACGACCTCGGTCGTCTCTCCGACGGTACCCATATCGAACTGTTCCGTTGCCTGGGTGCCCATCCGGTCACCGTGGACGGCGTGCATGGCGTGCGTTTCGCCGTATGGGCGCCGAATGCCAAGCGTGTCAGCGTGGTCGGTGATTTCAACAGCTGGGACGGCCGCCGCCACCCCATGCGCAAGCGCGTGCCGGCGGGCGTGTGGGAACTGTTCGTGCCCGGCCTGCTGGCCGGTGCCCGCTACAAGTACGAAATCTGGGGTGCCGATGGCTCGCTCACCCAGCGCGCCGATCCGGTGGCCCTCGCCGCGGAACTGCCGCCGGCCACGGCGTCCATCGTGGCCGACCCGGAAGCCTTCCGCTGGACGGACGGCGAGTGGCTGCGCAAGCGCGGCGCCCTGCATCACGCGGGTTCACCGGTGTCGATCTACGAGCTGCATCCGGGCTCGTGGCTGCGCGGCAAGGACGGCGAAGAGCTGCACTGGGACGATATCGGCGAACGCCTGATTCCCTATGTGGCCGGCATGGGCTTCTCGCACATTGAGCTGCTGCCGATCTCGGAACATCCGTTCGGTGGTTCGTGGGGCTACCAGCCGCTGGGCCAGTTCGCGCCCACCTCGCGTTTCGGCACGCCCGAGGCCTTCGCGCGCTTCGTGGATCGCTGCCACGAGGCCGGCGTCGGCGTCATCGTCGACTGGGTGCCGGCGCATTTCCCAACGGATATCCATGGCCTGGCGCATTTCGACGGCACGCCGCTGTACGAGCATGCCGACCCGCACGAGGGCTACCACCAGGACTGGAACACGCTGATCTTCAACCTCGGCCGCAACGAGGTGTCGGGCTTCCTGGTCGCAAGCGCGCTCGCCTGGCTGGAACGCTTCCACGTGGACGGCCTTCGCGTGGATGCCGTGGCTTCGATGCTGTACCGGGACTATTCGCGCAAGCACGGCGAATGGGTGCCGAACATCCATGGCGGCCGCGAAAACCTGGAGTCGATCGCCTTCCTGCGCCGGGTGAACCAGCTGGTGGCGGAGCGCCATCCCGATTGCATGACCATCGCCGAAGAATCGACGGCCTGGCCCGGCGTCACCCGGCCGGTGGGCGAGGGCGGCCTCGGTTTCACCTTCAAGTGGAACATGGGCTGGATGCACGACTCGCTGGAGTACGTGTCGCGCGACCCGATCTATCGCCGCTGGCACCACGGCGAGATGACCTTCAGCATGATCTATGCGTACTCCGAGAAGTACGTGTTGCCGCTGTCGCATGACGAAGTGGTCCACGGCAAACGCTCGCTGCTGGGCCGCATGCCTGGCGACGAATGGCAGCGCTTCGCCAACCTGCGTGCCTATTACGGCTTCATGTGGGGGCATCCCGGCAAGAAGCTGCTGTTTACCGGTGGCGAGATTGCCCAGCCGCATGAGTGGAACCATGACGCGCAGATCGCCTGGGACCTGCTGGATGCGCCCCTGCACCTGGGCGTGCAGAAGCTGGTGCGCGACCTCAACCGCTTCTTCGGCGCGACGCCGGCCATGCATGCCTGGGATACCGATCCGCGCGGCTTCCGCTGGGTGATCGGCGACGACGCGGAACAGAGTGTGTTCGCGTGGTTGCGCTTCGCCGAGCACGGCCGCCCCGTGCTGGTGATCAGCAACATGCAGCCGACGCCGCGGCATAGCTTCCGCATCGGCGTGCCGGAAGGCGGCCGCTGGCGTGAAGCAGTGAACACGGATGCCACGGAATACGGCGGCTCGGGCGTGGGTAACGAGGGTGAACGCCACGCCCAGGATGTGCCCGCGCATGGCTTTGATCGCTCCCTGGTCCTGAGCCTGCCGCCCCTTGCCACGCTGATGTTCGTGGCTGACTGACGAGGAAAGCGATGCCCGCATTACCCGAACGCATGCAGTCCGGATCGCCGTATCCGCTAGGCGCCACCTGTGATGGCATGGGCACGAACTTCGCGGTGTTTTCTGCGCACGCGGAACGCATCGAGCTGTGCCTGTTCGATCCCTCCGGCAAACGCGAGATCGCCCGCTACGACCTGCCCGAGTGCACCGACGAGATCTGGCACGGCTACCTGCCGCGCGTCCGTGGCGGCACCCTGTATGGCTACCGTGCCTATGGCCCCTATGCCCCGGAGGAGGGGCACCGGTTCAATCCGAACAAGCTCCTGCTGGATCCGTACGCCCGGTTCCTCCACGGCCAGGTGCGCTGGTCGGATGCGTTGCACGGTTACCGTGTCTCGTCGCCGCGCGCGGACCTGTCGTTCGACCGCCGCGACAGCGCCGCGGCCATGCCCAAGGCTGTCGTCGTCGACGAGCCCATGCACTGGACGCAGGGCAACCGGCCGCACACGCCGTGGAAGGAAACGGTGGTGTACGAGACCCACCTGAAGGGATTCACCCGCAACCTCAAGCGCATCCGCCAGCACGAGCGGGGCACCTTCATCGCCCTGGCCGACCCGTACGTCATCGATTACCTGGTGAAGCTGGGGATCACCGCGGTGGAGCTGCTGCCGGTGCACGCGTTCCTCCAGGATCGCCGCCTCACGGAGATGAAGCTGCGCAACTACTGGGGCTACAACACGCTGGCCTTCTTCGCCCCGGAGCCCTCCTACCTCTCGGAGGGCGCGCTCAACGAAATCCGCGCCGCGGTGCAGGCCCTGCACGCGGCGGGCATCGAGGTGATCCTCGACGTGGTGTACAACCACACGTGCGAGGGCAGCGAGATGGGCACCACCATGTCCTTCCGCGGCTTCGACAACAAGAGCTACTACCGCCTCATGGCGGATAACCCGCGCTATTGCATCAACGACACCGGCACCGGCAACACGGTGAACACCGCGCACCCGCGGGTGCTCCAGCTGGTGATGGATTCGCTGCGCTACTGGGTCAACACCTTCCACGTGGATGGCTTCCGCTTCGACCTGGGCGTGAGCCTGGGGCGCGAGGAGAACGGATTCGACCCGAACTGTGGCCTGTTCGACGCGATGCGCCAGGATCCGGTGCTCGCCAACGTGAAGCTGATTTCCGAGCCCTGGGACATCGGCCCGGGCGGTTACCAGCTGGGCAACCATCCGCCCGGCTTTGCCGAATGGAACGGCAAATACCGCGACGACCTGCGCAAGTTCTGGAAGGGCGACTCGAACATGCGCGGCATCCTGGCCGGGCGCCTGCAGGGCTCGGGCGAACTGTTCGACCATCAGCGGCGCAAGCCCTGGGCCTCGGTCAACTTCCTCACGGCCCATGACGGCTTCTCGCTGGAAGACCTGGTCAGCTACAACGACAAGCACAACCTCGCCAATGGCGAGGACAACCACGACGGCGGCAACGACAACGAGAGCTACAACTACGGCGTGGAAGGGCCGACCGACGATCCCGCGATCCGCCTGGCGCGCGACCGCGTAAAGCGGGCCATGCTTTCGACGCTGTTCTTTTCCCACGGCACGCCGATGCTGCTGGGCGGCGATGAATTCGGCCGGACGCAGGACGGCAACAATAATGCCTACTGCCAGGACAACGAGATCTCCTGGTACGACTGGAAGCTGGCGACCTCGGATCGCGGCCGCGAACTCACGGATTTCGTCGGCCGCCTCGTGCGCCTGCGCGAGCAGCACCCCACGCTGCGCGCCGCGCACTTCCTGCGTGGTGACACCGACGTGCTGCCGGGTATCCGCGAAGTCGCGTGGTTCGATGAAAGCGGCTCGGAGATGACCCTGGATACCTGGGGCTATACCGAGGGACGGCTGCTCGCCCTGCGCCGTGCGCAGGCCTATGGCGAGAAGCGCGCGGATGTCACCCTCGTCCTGCTCAATGCGACGCCCGAGATGCACGTGTTCCATATTCCGCAGCCGGCGGTGGCGTGGCGGCGGCGCAGCAACAGCGCCGAACCCACGGCGCCCGAGGTGGCGTGGACCGAGCCGACCATCGAAGTGCAGGGGCGCAGCGTGGTCTTGCTGGCCGCCACCGTAAGGACGGACCCGGCGTGAACGGCCGCTTCATCCACGCCATGCCCTACGGTGCCCGGCTGCTTGCCGATGGCAACACGCGCTTCCGCTTGTGGGCGCCTGACCTGGAGGCGGTGACGCTGGAGTGCGAGGACGGCCACACGGCGGCGATGCGCGCGCTGGACGATGGCTGGTTCGAATGCATCTGCCCGCGTGGCGGAAACTGCGCCTACCGTTTTCGGCTGAGCGATGACGTGGCCGTGCCGGACCCGGCCTCGCGCCGCCAGCGCGACGGCGACGTCCATGGCTTCAGCGTCGTGGTCGATGCTGCGGCCTACGAGTGGAAGCACGCGGAGTGGAAAGGGCGTCCGTGGCACGACACCGTCCTGTACGAATTGCACGTCGGCACGCTGGGCGGCTTCGCCGGTGTCGCCGAGATCCTGCCGCACCTCGCGGCGCTCGGGGTGACAGCCATCGAACTGATGCCCATCGCCGAGTTCGCCGGCGCGCGCAACTGGGGCTACGACGGCGTGCTTCCCTTTGCGCCGGCCGCGGCCTACGGCACGCCCGAGGAACTCAAGGCGCTGGTCGACAGCGCCCACGGCCTCGGCCTCATGGTGTTCCTCGACGTGGTCTACAACCACTTCGGCCCCGAGGGTAACTACCTGCACGCCTATGCGTCCGGTTTCTTCGACGCCGGCGCGGACACGCCCTGGGGTTCGGCCATCGGTGTATCGACGCCGCAGGTCGGCGATTTCTTCGTCCACAACGCCCTGTACTGGATCGAGGAGTACCAGCTGGATGGCCTGCGCTTCGACGCCGTGCATGCCATCGGCAACCCGGGCTGGCTCTCCGCGCTGGCGGCGCGCGTGCACGCCGCGGTGGGGCCGGAGCGGCAGGTGCACCTAGTGCTGGAGAACGAAGCCAACCAGGCCAACCTGCTTGGCCATGGCCGCTTCACCGCGCAGTGGAATGACGATTTCCACAATGCGTTGCACGTACTGCTCACCGGCGAGCACGAGGGCTACTACGCGCACTACAAGGCGCCGATGGAGCACCTGCTGCGCAGCCTGCGCGAAGGCTTCGCCTTCCAGGGCGAGACCTTCGACGGCCGCCGTCGTGGCGAGCCGAGCACGCACCTGCCGCCCGCGCGCTTCGTCAACTTCCTGCAGAACCACGACCAGGTCGGCAACCGCGCCCATGGCGACCGCCTGACCACGTTGGTGGCGCCAGAGGTGGTAGAGGCGGCGCTCGTCCTGCTGCTTCTCGCCCCATTCGTGCCGATGCTGTTCATGGGCGAGGAGTGGGGCAGCCGCACGCCGTTCCTGTTCTTCACCGATTTCCCGGATGAAGCGCTGCGCACGGCGGTGCGCGACGGGCGCCGTCGGGAGTTCGCCGCGTTCACACATTTCGGCGGTGACGACATTCCCGATCCGGGCGCCGAAGAAACCTTCCTGCATTCGATTCCCGAGCGCGATATCGCCCTGGGCGATGCACGCATCGCGCTGGTCCGCCGTCTCATCGCGCTTCGCGCGAAGCACGTGGCGCCGCACATCGACACCGCGGCCAGCAAGGGTGCCGGGGCGGTGGGCGATAAAGCCTTCACCGCATCGTGGGCCCTCGGTGGCGGCACGCTGACGCTGTTCGTCAACCTGGGCGATGCGGACGCCCTGGTCGCCCAACCTCCTTCTCCTGCCGCGGCGTGGCTCCATGGCGACGCCGCCGACATCGCCTCCCTTTCGCGCGGCCTGCTGCCAGCACGTCGCGCTCTTGCCTGCCTGGAGTCCTGACAGTGAACGCCCCCCTCGACGATCGTCTTGCGCAACTTGCCGAACAAGCCGGTGTGGATGTGCACTGGCGCGACGCGCTGGATCGTCCCCAGGTCGTGCCCGCGGATACCTTGCGCGCGGTGCTCCGCGCGCTCGGCTTGCCCGCGGATAACGCACAGGACGTGGACGACAGCCTGGAACGGCTGGCGCAGGAGCGTGCCGGCGCGCACCTCCCGCGCATGCTCACCACGGATGCTGGCTCGCCCATCACGGTGCCGCCGGCGCCGCGGGGCAGGGTATGGAAGCTGCTCGCGGAGGGTGATGCGCTGGTGTCGGAAGGCGAACTGCCGTCGGGCGAAAGCCAGCTGCCCGTGCCCTCTGAGCCGGGTTACTACACGCTGTTTCTGGACGATGCCGAAGTGCTGGTCGCGGTGGCACCCCCGCGCGCGTTTGGCGTGCGTGACGTGAGTGGCCTGCACCGGCCGTGGGGCATGGCCGTGCAGGTGTCGGGCCTGCGCCGTCCGGGTGATGGCGGCATCGGTGACTTTACGGCGCTGTCGCTGTGCGCCCGTGCGGCGGCGGAGAAGGGCGCGGACGCGCTCGCCATCAGCCCGGTCCATGCGTTGTTTGCCGCCGCACCCGAGCGCTACAGCCCCTACGCGCCCTCGAGCCGGCTGTTCCTCAACGGCCTGTACGTCGACCCGGCGCAGACCAGCGGCGAACCCACCGTGCGTGCAGTGATCGACACGCACAACCTGCGCCAGGAACTGGCCGAACTGGAATGGCTGGAACTGATCGACTGGCCACGGGCGGCGCGCGCCCGCATGACCATCCTGCGCTCGGTGTACGAATGGGCCTCGGTGGATCTTGCCCACGCCGATCGGTTCGCCGAGTTCCGCCGGACCCAGGGTGAGCCGCTCGAACGCCACGCGCGCTTCGAGGCCTTGCATGCGGACTTCACCGCGCATGGCCGGCCCGGCGGCTGGCAGGGCTGGCCCGAGGGTTTCCACGATCCCGCCAGCGCGGAGGTGGCCGCCTTCGCGCGCGAGCATTCGCGCGAGGTCGGCTTCCATGCGTGGCTGCAGTGGCTCGCGGCGCGGGGGCTTTCCGGCGCGCAGAAAGCCGCGCGCGATGCGGGCATGAAGATTGGCCTCGTCGCCGACCTCGCGGTAGGTGCCGATTCCGGCGGCAGCCATGCCTGGGCGCACCAGGCGGAAATGCTGAAAGGCCTCTCGGTGGGCGCACCGCCGGACGCGCTCAATCGCCTCGGCCAGGACTGGGGGCTTACCACCTTCTCGCCGCGGGGCCTGCGCGATACCGGCTTCCGCGGCTTCATCGGCATGTTGCGCGCCGCGCTGGCTTACGCCGGCGGCGTGCGCATCGACCACATCCTTGGCCTGAAGCGCCTGTGGATGGTGCCGCACGGTGCGGGCGCTACCGAAGGCGCCTACGTGCGCTACCCCATGCAGGACCTGCTGCGCCTGATCGCGCTGGAGAGCCACCTGCACCGCGCCATCATCATTGGCGAGGATCTGGGCACCGTGCCGGCGGACTTCCGCCAGGCCATCGGTGAGAAGGGCGTGCTCGGCATCCGCGTACTGTGGTTCGAGCGGGCAGCGGACGGTGGTTTCGTCGCGCCGCAGGACTGGTCGGCGAACGCGATGGCCACGACAAGCACGCATGACATCCCGACGGTCGCCGGCTGGTGGCGCGGGCGCGACATCGAATGGCGCAAGAAGACCGGCCTCGATGATCCGGATGTCGATGAAGTGGCGCAGCGCGAGATCGACCGCCACCGCCTGTGGCGTGCCATGTTCGCCTCGGGGTCGGCGTGGAACGAAGACTCACCGCCCGCGCCGGACGATATCTCGCCGGTGGTGGTCGCCGCCGCGCGCCACGTGTCACTGGCCCCGGCGCCACTGGCGATCTTCCCGGCGGAAGATGTGCTCGGCCTGCACGAACAACCCAACCTGCCGGGTCCCACGGACGCCGTTCACCCAAACTGGCGGCGGCGCATGCCGGATTCGTCGGCCCGGCTGTTCGATGGCCCGATTGCGCATGCCGTCTGCGCCGCGATTGACCAGACCCGGAACCGTACGTGAGCCCACCGCGCGCCCTGGGGCGCCTGCAGTTCCATGCGGGTTTCACCCTGGATGACGCCGTCGGCGTGGTCGGTTACTACGCACGCATGGGCGTGAGCCATCTCTACGCCTCGCCGATCCTGCGCGCACGGGCGGGCTCCACCCACGGCTATGACGTCGTCGATTGCCATGAGGTCAATCCCGAGATCGGTGGCGAAGACGCCTTGCGCCGCCTGGTGGCCGCGCTGCGTGCGCATGGCATGGGTCTGATCATCGACATCGTGCCCAACCACATGGGCGTGGGCAGCGAGAACGCGTGGTGGATGGACGTGCTGCGGCATGGACGCGAGAGCCGTTACGCCGGCTATTTCGACATCGACTGGCTCGCGCCGGACCCGCTGGTCAAGGGCCGTGTCCTGCTTCCGGTGCTTGGCGCAGGCTACGACAGCGTGCTGCGCGAGGGACACCTGCGCCTCGGCAAGCGGCGCGGCGAGTGGGTCCTTCGCCTGTATGACGACTACCTGCCACTATCGCCCGCCAGCGTGGCCACGCTCGCCGACGATGCCGAGCGCAGCCACGACCCGAAGACGGACCGGGGCAGGGCGCGCCTGCACGCCCTGATCGAAAAGCAGCACTACCGCCTGGCGTTCTGGAAGCTGGCCAGCGACATGGTCAACTACCGTCGCTTCTTCGACATCAACGAGCTGGCCGGACTGCGCATCGAGCGCACGGCCGTCTTTGAAGACACCCACCGCACCATCTTCCGCCTCTACGCGGAGGGCCTGATCGATGGCGTCCGCTGCGACCACGTCGACGGCCTTGCCGACCCGCGCCGCTACTGCCGCCAGCTGCGCCACCGCCTCGAGCGTCTTCGCATGCAGCGCCCCGAGGGTGCCGCGCGCGATGCGGCGTATCTGGTCGTGGAAAAGATCCTGGCGGAAGACGAAAGCCTGCGCCTAGACTGGCGCACGGACGGCACGACCGGCTACGAGTTCATGGACCAGGTCTCGGCCGTGCTGCACGACGAACGGGGCGAGGCCCCGCTGACCGAACTCTGGCGACGCCTGACCGGCGACGGCGCGGACTTCGCCACCCAGGCGGTGAAGGCGCGCCGGCAGATCCTCGTGGACAGCTTCGAAGCCGAACTCGCCCGCACGGCACGCGCGCTGTTTGCCGCGGCCCGGGCGGACGTCGCGACGCGTGACGTCTCGCTGGCCGCCATTCGCCGCGTGCTGATCGAGTTGCTCGTGCATTTTCCCGTGTACCGCACGTACGCCGGTGGAGCAGGGCGCGACGCCTTCGACGAATCCGTGTTCGCGCGCG is part of the Luteibacter pinisoli genome and harbors:
- the malQ gene encoding 4-alpha-glucanotransferase, producing MNAPLDDRLAQLAEQAGVDVHWRDALDRPQVVPADTLRAVLRALGLPADNAQDVDDSLERLAQERAGAHLPRMLTTDAGSPITVPPAPRGRVWKLLAEGDALVSEGELPSGESQLPVPSEPGYYTLFLDDAEVLVAVAPPRAFGVRDVSGLHRPWGMAVQVSGLRRPGDGGIGDFTALSLCARAAAEKGADALAISPVHALFAAAPERYSPYAPSSRLFLNGLYVDPAQTSGEPTVRAVIDTHNLRQELAELEWLELIDWPRAARARMTILRSVYEWASVDLAHADRFAEFRRTQGEPLERHARFEALHADFTAHGRPGGWQGWPEGFHDPASAEVAAFAREHSREVGFHAWLQWLAARGLSGAQKAARDAGMKIGLVADLAVGADSGGSHAWAHQAEMLKGLSVGAPPDALNRLGQDWGLTTFSPRGLRDTGFRGFIGMLRAALAYAGGVRIDHILGLKRLWMVPHGAGATEGAYVRYPMQDLLRLIALESHLHRAIIIGEDLGTVPADFRQAIGEKGVLGIRVLWFERAADGGFVAPQDWSANAMATTSTHDIPTVAGWWRGRDIEWRKKTGLDDPDVDEVAQREIDRHRLWRAMFASGSAWNEDSPPAPDDISPVVVAAARHVSLAPAPLAIFPAEDVLGLHEQPNLPGPTDAVHPNWRRRMPDSSARLFDGPIAHAVCAAIDQTRNRT
- the treY gene encoding malto-oligosyltrehalose synthase — translated: MSPPRALGRLQFHAGFTLDDAVGVVGYYARMGVSHLYASPILRARAGSTHGYDVVDCHEVNPEIGGEDALRRLVAALRAHGMGLIIDIVPNHMGVGSENAWWMDVLRHGRESRYAGYFDIDWLAPDPLVKGRVLLPVLGAGYDSVLREGHLRLGKRRGEWVLRLYDDYLPLSPASVATLADDAERSHDPKTDRGRARLHALIEKQHYRLAFWKLASDMVNYRRFFDINELAGLRIERTAVFEDTHRTIFRLYAEGLIDGVRCDHVDGLADPRRYCRQLRHRLERLRMQRPEGAARDAAYLVVEKILAEDESLRLDWRTDGTTGYEFMDQVSAVLHDERGEAPLTELWRRLTGDGADFATQAVKARRQILVDSFEAELARTARALFAAARADVATRDVSLAAIRRVLIELLVHFPVYRTYAGGAGRDAFDESVFARAVEGALRTLRGEDADLLYLVSRWLGGEAPRALPPGSVRRARERAMAVFQQATSPVAAKAVEDTAGYRYGRLLSRNEVGVDAARMAIPMAAFHDRCAERLATFPHTLLATATHDHKRGEDLRARLAVLSEVAERWVITVERWRVRHADLRQRAEGRMAPSAADEVMLYQMLVGAWPIGLAPDDEDGIERFATRIAAWQRKALREAKRWTRWTSPNEPYEDACEDFLRAVLSGDAAAEFHAFAEYIATPGAANGLAQSVLRLTTPGVPDLYQGTEYWDFSLVDPDNRRPVDFLARSASLERDVSPVDLLCTWRDGALKQAVLQRLLCARKTHPELFARGTYRPLEATGPAADKILAFVREHRGQKLVVAVGRHLAPWLGGMSAPAIPAEHWEGTSLALPPGKWTSLLDIGKRDGGELPAAGLFGDLTVAAWLSAR